A genomic region of Lagenorhynchus albirostris chromosome 18, mLagAlb1.1, whole genome shotgun sequence contains the following coding sequences:
- the LOC132508626 gene encoding protocadherin-8 has product MSPARRGGIPCLFPLQLFSLCWVLSVAQSKTVRYSTFEEDAPGTVIGTLAEDLHMKVSGDTSFRLMKQFNSSLIRVREGDGQLTVGDAGLDRERLCGQAPQCVLAFDVVSFSQEQFRLVHVEVEVRDVNDHAPRFPRAQIPVEVSEGAAVGTRIPLEVPVDEDVGANGLQSVRLAEPHSPFRVELQTRADGAQCADLVLLQELDRESQAAYNLELVAQDGGRPPRSATAALSVRVLDANDHSPAFPQGAVAEVELAEDAPVGSLLLDLDAADPDEGPNGDVVFAFGSRTPPEARRLFRLDPRSGRLTLAGPVDYERQDTYELDVRAQDRGPGPRAATCKVIVRIRDVNDNAPDIAITPLAAPGAPVASPFAAAAAALEGADATSSTGPGTPEAGAISLVPEGAARESLVALVSTSDRDSGANGQVRCALYGHEHFRLQPAYAGSYLVVTAGSLDRERIAEYNLTLVAEDRGAPPLRTVRPYLVRVSDENDNEPLFTRPVYEVSVRENNPPGAYLATVAARDPDLGRNGQVTYRLLEAEVGRAGGAVSTYVSVDPATGAIYALRSFDYETLRQLDVRIQASDGGSPQLSSSALVQVRVLDQNDHAPVLVHPAPANGSLEVAVPGRTARDTAVARVQARDADEGANGELAFDLLQQEPREAFAIGSRTGEIVLTGDLSQEPPGRVFRALLVVSDGGRPPLSTTAAVSFVVTAGGGRGLVSPASAANSERSRPPGSRLATSGPALQWDTPLIVIIVLAGSCTLLLAAIIAIATTCNRRKKEVRKGGPRREERPGAAGGGASAPGSPEDAARGAGPRPNMFDVLTFPGSGKAPFGSPAADAPPPAVAAAEVPGSEGGSATGESSCHFEGQQRLRGAHAEPYGASPGFGKEPAPPVAVWKGHSFNTISGREAEKFSGKDSGKGDSDFNDSDSDISGDALKKDLINHMQSGLWACTAECKILGHSDRCWSPSCAGGPSTHASTHPPAQMSTFCKSTSLPRDPLRRDNYYQAQLPKTVGLQSVYEKVLHRDYDRTVTLLSPPRPGRLPDLQEIGVPLYESSPGRYLSPKKEDNENV; this is encoded by the exons ATGAGTCCAGCGAGGCGCGGGGGAATCCCCTGCCTTTTCCCCCTGCAGCTCTTCAGCCTTTGCTGGGTGCTCTCCGTGGCCCAGAGCAAGACAGTGCGATACAGCACCTTCGAGGAGGATGCCCCCGGAACGGTCATCGGGACCCTGGCTGAAGACCTGCATATGAAAGTGTCCGGAGACACAAGCTTCCGCCTGATGAAGCAGTTCAACAGCTCGCTGATCCGAGTGCGCGAGGGCGACGGGCAGCTGACCGTCGGAGACGCGGGCCTGGACCGCGAGCGGCTGTGCGGCCAGGCCCCGCAGTGCGTGCTGGCCTTCGACGTGGTCAGCTTCTCGCAGGAGCAGTTCCGGCTGGTGCACGTTGAAGTGGAGGTGAGGGACGTCAATGACCACGCGCCGCGCTTTCCCCGGGCCCAGATCCCCGTGGAGGTGTCCGAAGGCGCGGCCGTGGGCACGCGCATACCCTTAGAGGTGCCGGTGGACGAGGACGTGGGCGCCAATGGGCTGCAGAGCGTGCGCCTGGCCGAGCCGCACAGCCCCTTCCGCGTGGAGCTGCAGACGCGCGCGGACGGTGCCCAGTGCGCCGACCTGGTGCTGCTGCAGGAGCTGGACCGCGAGAGCCAGGCCGCCTACAACCTGGAGTTGGTAGCCCAGGACGGAGGCCGCCCGCCGCGCTCCGCCACGGCCGCCCTCAGTGTGCGCGTGCTGGACGCGAACGACCACAGCCCGGCCTTCCCGCAGGGCGCCGTGGCCGAGGTGGAGCTGGCGGAGGACGCGCCCGTGGGCTCGCTACTGCTCGACCTGGACGCGGCGGACCCCGACGAGGGCCCCAACGGCGACGTGGTGTTCGCCTTCGGCTCCCGTACCCCGCCCGAGGCGCGCCGCCTCTTCCGCCTCGATCCGCGCTCGGGCCGCCTCACCCTGGCCGGGCCCGTGGACTACGAGCGCCAGGACACTTACGAACTGGACGTGCGGGCGCAGGACCGCGGCCCCGGGCCCCGCGCCGCCACCTGCAAGGTCATCGTGCGCATCCGCGACGTCAATGACAACGCGCCGGACATCGCCATCACCCCGCTGGCCGCCCCGGGCGCGCCTGTCGCCTCGCccttcgccgccgccgccgctgctctCGAGGGTGCGGACGCGACCTCGTCGACCGGGCCCGGGACGCCAGAGGCCGGAGCCATCTCTCTGGTGCCAGAGGGGGCGGCACGCGAGAGCCTGGTGGCGCTGGTCAGCACCTCGGACAGGGACTCGGGAGCCAACGGGCAGGTGCGCTGCGCCCTCTATGGGCACGAGCACTTCCGACTGCAGCCGGCCTACGCGGGCAGCTACCTGGTGGTGACCGCGGGGTCGCTGGACCGCGAGCGCATCGCCGAGTACAACCTGACGCTGGTGGCCGAGGACCGCGGCGCGCCCCCGCTGCGCACCGTACGGCCCTACCTGGTGCGGGTGAGCGACGAGAACGACAACGAGCCGCTCTTCACGCGGCCGGTCTACGAGGTGTCGGTGCGTGAGAATAACCCGCCCGGGGCTTACTTGGCCACGGTGGCCGCCAGGGACCCGGACCTGGGCCGCAACGGCCAGGTCACCTACCGGCTGCTGGAGGCCGAGGTGGGCCGCGCTGGGGGCGCCGTGTCCACCTATGTCTCGGTGGACCCGGCTACCGGGGCCATCTACGCGCTGCGCAGCTTCGACTATGAGACGCTTCGCCAGCTCGACGTGCGCATCCAGGCGAGCGACGGCGGCTcccctcagctctccagcagtgCCCTGGTGCAAGTGCGGGTGCTTGACCAGAACGACCACGCACCGGTCCTGGTGCACCCGGCACCGGCCAACGGCTCCCTGGAAGTGGCGGTCCCCGGGCGCACGGCAAGGGACACGGCCGTGGCGCGCGTACAGGCCCGGGACGCAGACGAGGGTGCCAACGGGGAGCTGGCATTCGACCTGCTACAGCAGGAGCCGCGAGAAGCCTTCGCCATCGGCAGCCGAACGGGGGAGATCGTGCTCACCGGTGACCTATCTCAGGAGCCGCCCGGCCGAGTATTCCGGGCGTTGCTGGTCGTATCCGACGGCGGCCGGCCCCCGCTCTCCACCACCGCCGCTGTCAGCTTCGTGGTGACAGCAGGAGGCGGGCGCGGGCTGGTGTCGCCAGCCAGTGCAGCGAACTCGGAGCGCTCTCGCCCTCCCGGCTCTCGGCTCGCGACGTCGGGGCCGGCGCTACAGTGGGACACGCCGCTGATCGTCATCATCGTGCTGGCCGGGAGCTGCACGCTGCTTCTGGCCGCCATCATCGCCATCGCCACCACCTGCAACCGCCGCAAGAAGGAGGTGCGCAAAGGGGGGCCCCGCCGGGAAGAGCGGCccggggcggcgggcggcggaGCCTCGGCTCCCGGCTCCCCGGAGGACGCCGCCCGGGGAGCCGGGCCCAGGCCCAACATGTTCGACGTGCTCACCTTCCCTGGCAGCGGCAAAGCGCCCTTTGGCAGCCCCGCGGCCGACGCGCCCCCGCCCGCGGTCGCCGCGGCCGAAGTGCCGGGCTCAGAGGGCGGCAGTGCCACCGGGGAAAGCTCCTGTCACTTCGAGGGGCAGCAGCGGCTCCGCGGCGCGCACGCCGAG CCCTACGGCGCCTCCCCTGGTTTCGGAAAGGAGCCGGCGCCCCCTGTGGCTGTCTGGAAAGGACATTCTTTCAACACCATCTCCGGCCGAGAAGCGGAGAAGTTCAGCGGCAAAGACAGCGGCAAAGGGGACAGTGATTTCAACGATAGCGATTCCGACATCAGCGGGGACGCTCTGAAGAAGGATCTCATCAACCACATGCAGAGTG GACTGTGGGCGTGCACCGCGGAGTGTAAGATCCTGGGCCACTCTGACCGCTGCTGGAGCCCCTCCTGCGCTGGAGGGCCCAGCACACATGCTTCCACTCACCCGCCAGCCCAGATGTCGACCTTCTGTAAGAGCACGTCCCTGCCCCGGGATCCTCTGCGTAGGGACAATTACTACCAGGCCCAGCTGCCCAAGACAGTGGGGCTGCAGAGCGTCTATGAGAAAGTGCTACACAGAGACTATGACAGGACAGTCACTCTGCTCTCCCCTCCTCGTCCAGGGAGGCTCCCAGACTTGCAGGAGATTGGGGTACCCCTCTATGAGTCCTCCCCTGGCAGGTACCTGTCCCCAAAGAAGGAAGACAATGAAAATGTGTAA